One Nitrospira sp. DNA window includes the following coding sequences:
- a CDS encoding RND efflux system, inner membrane transporter has protein sequence MWLTLLALRNRIGILMLSLAMVILGATSLDRLPVDLFPNIQVPVAFVGVIYKGAPPLDIEQSVVYPIEKAVSSASNVEHVESFAKQGIGAVQVWFNWGADINVGQMEVMQRITQILNSLPPGILQPFIVKFDVSNIPVAIVTAAGGDLDERALYDLAYNTIAPQIEQIANVAAATVEGGKIRQININLDPALLQARGLSILDVVKAVKASNLILPSGDIKAGNLDYNVFTNTQFKTVEPIADVVVKIDPRGNPVRVRDIGTLTDSSDIQTNVVRTDGKRSVYLRVNKQPIANTVEVVDALRKAIPKMIGIPPGVQLGISFDQSIYIRQSIKNLIEQALHGSLLAAAVILLFLRNLTSTLIISVAIPLSILVTFIVLYFTNQTLNVFTMGGLALGIGRLVDDSIVELENIQRHLNVDRNRWDAIVNAAREVAMPIFASTVTTVVVFLPMFFIVGIARLLLIPLTLTIAIALFTSFFVSRTVTPALCYRFLKPEQEAHRNLPNWFVRIMQWSQRRYEALDEGYERSLRWILVHRRTLVVSVVLLFLSSLALLPLIGTEFLPVSDESQFRIVLRGPVGQRVEKTVEQVAEVERVLREKIPADELEAISSSTGVLAQGRSSLFNPNTGPHTSVISVYLASPDKRRRNQVEIMNAVRPAVLKLFPGVAMFFDPGGLVKRVTSFGSQKAIDVEIYGYDFEKARTVIHQVQDIMHKIPGMADVEVSREENYPEVNVVVDREKAALLGISETDVANAVLYSLNGNGQTDPIIFTDPQNGNEYYISAWLAEDHRKDLTDIEHVLLTTKNGEPVLLKNLATLKLNAGPVKIERKYFQRVIHITANPVGRDLGSIAQDLETAFARLQLPPGFTIRLAGQIQQQRETFEGLLFASALALILVYMVMAAQFKSLIDPFIIMFSVPMGIPGVIVMLYLTNTTISTSSMMGIIMMLGIVVSNGVLLVDYTNVLRRRGLPLAAAVVTASRTRLRPILMTSLATVVGLIPMALGLGTGSETNAPLARAVVGGLTVSTVLTLFLVPTVYAMLEERFPRSAEQLAGAESGVPVIQQA, from the coding sequence ATGTGGCTGACGCTCCTCGCACTTCGTAACCGCATCGGCATCCTGATGCTGTCCCTGGCCATGGTGATCCTGGGGGCTACGTCACTCGATCGCCTCCCGGTCGACCTCTTCCCCAACATCCAGGTCCCGGTCGCCTTCGTCGGCGTCATTTACAAGGGCGCCCCTCCGCTCGACATCGAACAGAGCGTCGTCTACCCGATCGAGAAGGCCGTCAGTTCCGCCTCCAACGTCGAACATGTGGAGTCCTTCGCCAAACAGGGAATCGGGGCGGTGCAGGTCTGGTTCAACTGGGGCGCGGACATCAACGTGGGGCAGATGGAGGTGATGCAACGCATTACCCAGATCCTGAACAGCCTGCCGCCCGGCATCCTGCAACCCTTCATCGTCAAGTTCGACGTCTCCAACATTCCGGTCGCCATCGTCACGGCGGCCGGCGGCGACCTCGACGAGCGGGCGCTCTACGACCTGGCTTACAACACGATCGCGCCCCAGATCGAACAGATCGCCAACGTCGCGGCTGCCACGGTCGAAGGTGGAAAAATCCGCCAGATCAACATCAACCTGGACCCGGCCCTGCTCCAGGCGCGCGGCCTCTCCATCCTCGACGTGGTCAAGGCCGTGAAGGCCTCCAACCTGATTCTGCCCTCGGGCGACATCAAGGCCGGCAACCTCGATTACAACGTATTCACGAACACCCAATTCAAGACGGTGGAGCCGATCGCCGACGTGGTGGTCAAGATCGATCCGCGCGGCAACCCGGTGCGCGTGCGCGACATCGGCACCCTGACGGACTCCTCCGACATTCAAACCAACGTCGTCCGCACGGACGGTAAACGCTCCGTCTACCTCCGGGTCAACAAACAACCGATCGCCAACACGGTGGAAGTGGTCGATGCCCTGCGGAAGGCGATCCCCAAAATGATCGGCATCCCGCCGGGCGTGCAATTGGGCATTTCCTTCGACCAATCGATCTATATCCGGCAATCGATCAAGAACCTCATTGAGCAGGCCCTCCATGGCTCGTTGCTGGCGGCGGCGGTCATCCTGCTGTTCCTGAGAAATCTCACCAGCACCCTGATCATCTCTGTCGCCATCCCGCTCTCGATTCTCGTGACCTTCATCGTGCTCTATTTCACCAACCAGACCTTGAATGTCTTTACCATGGGAGGGTTGGCGCTCGGCATCGGGCGTTTGGTGGACGACTCCATCGTCGAATTGGAAAACATCCAACGCCACTTGAACGTGGATCGGAACCGCTGGGACGCCATCGTGAACGCCGCCCGCGAGGTCGCCATGCCGATCTTCGCCTCCACGGTCACGACCGTCGTCGTCTTCCTGCCCATGTTTTTCATCGTCGGCATCGCGCGCCTCCTGCTCATTCCGCTGACCCTCACCATCGCGATTGCCCTCTTCACTTCGTTCTTCGTCTCCCGCACCGTGACGCCGGCGCTCTGTTATCGATTCCTGAAACCGGAACAGGAGGCGCATCGCAATCTGCCGAACTGGTTCGTGCGGATCATGCAGTGGAGCCAGCGGCGCTACGAAGCCCTCGATGAAGGGTATGAGCGCAGTCTTCGCTGGATCCTGGTCCACCGGCGGACGTTGGTCGTCTCCGTCGTCCTGCTCTTCTTGAGTTCCCTCGCGTTGCTGCCCCTCATCGGAACCGAATTCCTGCCGGTCTCCGATGAAAGCCAGTTCCGCATCGTCCTGCGGGGGCCGGTCGGCCAGCGGGTGGAAAAGACCGTCGAACAGGTCGCCGAGGTCGAACGGGTGCTGCGGGAGAAGATTCCAGCGGATGAACTCGAAGCGATTTCCTCCAGCACCGGCGTCCTCGCGCAGGGCCGCTCTTCGCTGTTCAACCCCAACACCGGGCCGCACACGTCGGTCATTTCCGTCTATCTGGCCTCTCCGGATAAGCGTCGCCGCAACCAGGTCGAGATCATGAATGCCGTGCGTCCGGCGGTCCTCAAGCTCTTCCCCGGCGTGGCGATGTTTTTCGATCCCGGAGGCCTGGTGAAACGCGTGACGAGTTTCGGCTCGCAAAAAGCCATCGATGTCGAGATCTACGGCTACGACTTCGAGAAGGCCCGCACCGTCATCCACCAGGTGCAGGACATCATGCACAAGATTCCGGGCATGGCGGATGTCGAGGTCAGCCGGGAGGAGAACTACCCGGAGGTGAACGTGGTCGTGGACCGGGAGAAGGCCGCCCTCCTAGGCATCAGTGAAACCGACGTGGCCAATGCCGTGCTGTACTCCTTGAACGGCAACGGCCAGACCGACCCGATCATCTTCACCGACCCCCAGAACGGTAACGAATACTACATCAGCGCCTGGCTCGCGGAGGACCACCGCAAGGACCTGACGGACATCGAGCATGTCCTGTTGACGACGAAAAACGGGGAGCCGGTGCTCCTCAAGAACTTGGCCACGTTGAAGTTGAATGCCGGCCCCGTGAAGATCGAGCGCAAGTACTTCCAGCGGGTCATCCACATCACCGCCAACCCCGTCGGCCGCGACCTCGGCTCCATCGCCCAGGACCTGGAAACGGCCTTCGCCCGCCTGCAATTGCCGCCGGGCTTCACCATCCGCCTCGCCGGACAGATCCAGCAGCAGCGGGAGACCTTCGAGGGCCTGCTGTTCGCGAGCGCACTGGCGCTGATTCTTGTCTACATGGTCATGGCGGCACAGTTCAAATCACTGATCGACCCCTTCATCATCATGTTCTCGGTACCGATGGGCATCCCGGGCGTCATCGTCATGCTCTACCTGACCAATACGACCATCTCCACCTCCTCGATGATGGGCATCATCATGATGCTCGGCATCGTCGTCTCGAACGGCGTCTTGCTGGTGGACTACACGAATGTGCTGCGCCGCCGGGGCTTGCCCCTCGCCGCCGCGGTCGTCACGGCCTCGCGCACCAGACTCCGCCCGATTCTCATGACCTCGCTGGCCACCGTAGTGGGACTGATCCCGATGGCCCTCGGCCTCGGCACAGGCAGCGAGACCAATGCGCCGTTGGCACGGGCGGTCGTGGGAGGGCTCACGGTCTCGACGGTCCTGACCCTGTTCCTGGTGCCGACGGTCTATGCGATGTTGGAAGAGCGGTTTCCACGGAGCGCGGAGCAACTGGCTGGGGCGGAATCGGGCGTACCGGTGATTCAGCAGGCCTGA
- a CDS encoding RND efflux system, membrane fusion protein yields MAGNPILRHPIVTLGIILFFAVTALVVFRLSSGAKTDPRKNRVLTVGTMSPIKRDLDVRLTYTADLIPNQLVNVFSRVDGYIAKIYVDKGDFVKAGQLLVEIDHTDYIHAVNQAKANLQSAKAKVVQQEAAVRNAALTLDRMQALIKDQFVSQQDLDTALVNRDAALALQDSLRAQVQQMAVALAQAETNLAYSYIRAPFAGYIAERNLDPGSYVSGTTASTSTMSRGILSLHDVDTVRTLIEVVEKDVPLVKVGQRAEVRAEAYQTEVFEGTVTRIVQALNRATRTMTVEVDLPNKDHRLKGGMFARVEVLVGTHPRAIQIPLDAVSRLEEFQYVYVVKDGKAHQVPVELGIRVENRIEVLKGLNGDEQLIVSGKDLVSEGAPVQVQPLESSRLTPDA; encoded by the coding sequence GTGGCCGGTAATCCCATCCTGCGGCATCCGATCGTCACCCTGGGCATCATCCTCTTCTTCGCCGTGACGGCTTTGGTCGTGTTCCGCCTCAGCAGCGGGGCCAAGACGGACCCCCGGAAAAACCGCGTCCTCACGGTCGGTACGATGAGCCCCATCAAGCGAGACCTGGACGTGCGGCTGACCTACACGGCCGACCTCATCCCCAATCAATTGGTGAATGTGTTCTCACGCGTGGACGGTTATATCGCCAAGATCTACGTGGACAAGGGCGACTTCGTGAAGGCCGGCCAACTGCTCGTCGAAATCGACCACACCGACTACATCCATGCCGTCAACCAGGCAAAGGCCAATCTGCAGTCCGCGAAGGCGAAGGTCGTGCAGCAGGAGGCAGCCGTGCGCAACGCCGCCCTCACGCTCGACCGCATGCAGGCCTTGATCAAGGATCAGTTCGTATCGCAGCAGGACCTGGATACGGCCCTGGTGAACCGCGACGCAGCATTGGCCCTGCAGGACTCCTTGCGCGCCCAGGTGCAGCAGATGGCGGTGGCCTTGGCCCAGGCCGAAACCAATCTGGCCTACTCCTACATCCGCGCCCCGTTCGCCGGCTATATCGCCGAACGCAACCTCGATCCCGGCTCCTACGTGAGCGGCACCACCGCCAGCACCTCCACCATGTCGCGCGGCATCTTGAGCCTGCATGACGTGGACACCGTCCGCACCCTGATCGAAGTCGTGGAGAAGGACGTGCCGCTGGTGAAGGTCGGGCAGCGCGCGGAGGTGCGCGCCGAAGCCTACCAGACCGAGGTGTTCGAGGGCACGGTCACCAGGATCGTGCAGGCATTGAATCGCGCCACCCGCACCATGACCGTCGAAGTAGACCTCCCCAACAAAGACCACCGTCTCAAGGGCGGCATGTTCGCCCGTGTCGAGGTCCTGGTCGGCACCCATCCCCGGGCGATTCAGATCCCGCTGGATGCCGTGAGCCGTCTGGAAGAATTCCAATACGTCTATGTGGTCAAGGACGGAAAGGCCCACCAGGTGCCGGTCGAACTGGGGATCCGCGTGGAGAACCGCATTGAGGTCCTGAAAGGATTGAACGGCGACGAACAACTGATCGTCTCCGGAAAAGACCTGGTGAGCGAAGGCGCGCCGGTGCAGGTCCAACCCCTCGAATCCTCACGCCTGACACCTGACGCCTGA
- a CDS encoding Transcriptional regulator, AcrR family produces the protein MTTSPTTARSSSHDRQAGLISAAASLFAAKGFKGTTTKEIARAAGVSEALVFKYFPTKRALYTAILAEKAPLSELLGAVEDVARKRDDHRVFTLIAGYRIRPGADPTMLRLLLFSALEGHELADMFFGKQHRVFYDYLAGYIRTRIREGAFRTVDPLLAARAFIGMVVHHRLLHEIFEVPLHCSHEEIVATYVELFLNGLKRASTRKKRGPSRGR, from the coding sequence ATGACCACGTCGCCCACAACGGCCCGTTCCTCGAGCCACGACCGGCAGGCCGGTCTGATCTCGGCTGCCGCATCTCTCTTTGCCGCCAAAGGGTTCAAGGGAACCACCACCAAGGAAATCGCCCGCGCCGCCGGCGTGAGCGAAGCCCTGGTGTTCAAGTATTTCCCGACCAAACGGGCGCTCTACACCGCGATCCTCGCCGAAAAAGCTCCGCTCAGCGAACTCCTCGGCGCCGTCGAAGACGTCGCCCGCAAACGAGACGATCACCGGGTCTTTACCCTCATCGCCGGCTACCGCATCCGGCCCGGAGCCGATCCCACGATGCTGCGGCTGCTGCTCTTCAGCGCGCTGGAAGGGCATGAACTGGCGGACATGTTTTTCGGCAAGCAACACCGTGTGTTCTACGACTATTTAGCCGGCTACATTCGGACCAGGATCCGGGAAGGCGCCTTCCGCACGGTCGATCCGCTGTTGGCTGCGCGGGCCTTCATCGGCATGGTGGTGCACCACCGCCTGTTGCACGAAATTTTCGAGGTGCCGCTGCATTGCTCGCATGAGGAGATCGTCGCCACCTACGTAGAACTCTTCCTGAATGGACTGAAACGTGCATCCACAAGAAAGAAGCGGGGACCGTCGCGTGGCCGGTAA